A portion of the Tachypleus tridentatus isolate NWPU-2018 unplaced genomic scaffold, ASM421037v1 Hic_cluster_1, whole genome shotgun sequence genome contains these proteins:
- the LOC143241878 gene encoding uncharacterized protein LOC143241878, with product MNLSRALQGSSLVLGLAVSGDLAGSWDNTRPKPQTGRSDHHNVLPLMSGLVKFPLLPISMEPSKPLIQPPQHLRSSTVSQSSSSGSKAKLIADLEEGCSDV from the exons ATGAATCTTTCTAGAGCTCTTCAGGGATCATCT TTGGTATTAGGCTTGGCAGTTAGTGGAGACCTTGCTGGAAGCTGGGATAACACACGTCCTAAGCCTCAAACTGGACGAAGTGACCATCACAATGTTCTCCCATTAATGTCTGGATTGGTAAAATTTCCATTATTACCGATCAGTATGGAACCGAGCAAGCCACTGATACAGCCACCTCAGCACCTGAGGTCATCAACAGTATCACAGTCAAGTTCATCAGGCTCAAAG GCAAAACTGATAGCTGATCTTGAAGAAGGTTGTTCAGATGTTTGA